The sequence below is a genomic window from Haematobia irritans isolate KBUSLIRL chromosome 3, ASM5000362v1, whole genome shotgun sequence.
ttgttcaccaatatacctttcacaattttaagcgaaataactatgtttttagcacttcattatcatttttatttaaataaaatataagaagctagttgtgcttggtgtttcacaaaatataaaatggctcttgtaacaatagtgatggcaaaatacttccatgtacattttgtactttttgatatatttaccccatcacagttggcgatagttgcagtgtcacttacgagtctgtgatagcgatgaggatgaaatggaacgttgaaatgctggcagggaacttctcaatagtgacggcgtttttccgaggagttttggatatcgtatacgactgttttcgacatgGTGGGAATTCTCaaaagcgccgtcaaattcaaaaaatgttggcagggattaaacaaaatgtaaacaaatcaaGAAACGAAAAACAATCTAAAATATGGACGTGGAATTattgattgaaattaaaaaacataACGTCCTATACTTTAAAAAGTGCGTggaatttaaaaatacaataaaaagcgCAGAGGCAAGGAATGTAATCAGCAATTTCAATGGTGTTCCGACGCATGCTGTGTAACTCAATTGAAGAATCGTATTCGTCAGCGCATTTGAATACAACACACGCACACATGACCGCATAGTATGTAATTCCACTTTAAATAttcgataaatgtgttatcgatcacattaaccagcagcagtatcgattatgccgtcggagttaacttatagtgtggccaAAATCTGAGATATGttccccaataaacacaagcattggagaaatacttatattcaatacgctttcaaacattttttcaaagaattagattagaatgttatttgagaaattgttgagaaaatcgcgttctcaacaaaaaaaagacattaccctcaacagtagaattcaacacgttagcaacaatttctcaacatattaccaacaacttttcaaactaaatttcattttaacgcTTCAAAccaattggaaaatttgttgaaagcaaGCAATTTGCAAGGCCATTTGAATTAATGTTGATGATGGGATTCACTACCAAATTGATACGGCGTTACCTATGAAAAAtgctcatccttgtgtttgttgggtCGACACGAGCACTATCGTCCGCATAAACTTATAATCTGGACGGCgcatattgtgttgaattttgctgttgttcaacaatttctcaacatgaATATTATAcggcgttctcaccaagcatgttttggggtttgaaatgcttttcctttataagcatttcaaaacgagtcgttttccccatataaaaaatcaagtccaaaacacaagttttcctcaaaaacacgtcaattttagaacgtgaacccacctaatttggaatataccccgtATAACATACCCTTTTCgcaatatatgtcaaaatattgaaataaatttccatggctgaataaggaggttgaatcacgataacaaaaacaacaaatttcaatatgttgtttacaattttaagaagtcaaaatcagctgataaaagaatcgtatggcattggtaaaagtggcaattatttattctttcaattgtcctgaaaaaataattcaaatccagagaaaaataaaggttcaaatttaattgcgtcacctatgagtgattgtgaagtggataattcatccgaagaacgccgatatgagacaaattagactataatacccaccaaagttaagaatgaaagtcagtcaaatggatcttcgccatctattaacaaaaccagtttatgatgcagtttaaaaactgatatgcttggtattttgggtctggaatatgttatcaagatactcaagtcatctttgaacaattctccagctatgaatgcgcgagtttgtttgagatgcatttgctatgcagtgtcatttggagagctgcaatcaccataaacatatgattttgacatatcaaaattttgtcgaaataaaaaaattgtaatcatatgggcccatgatttaaccttcttgttcagccatgtaaatttcataggaaaaaacggaataaacaaaggctttgaagaatatggacatgtgaaaataacttaaaaatttgtttccctttgcgctcgcggtaattatttgaACATACGTTGTATATATGTGAATTTAGAGTAAATGAGAATTTCGAGATTCCATGGCAAcagtcaaactaaaacatttcaactcggtgtgaacggtgaaatgttttggaaaaacgaatgaggaaaacgagtcggtgggaacatagcattaccctaattctttgaaaaaatgtttgaaaatttttgaaatgtaggattttttcaaacgtttgtgattATTGGGCAATGTTAGAAGAccctttgtgatattttgtaaaacaagAGCAAATTCAACAATTTTCTTATAGCTTCTTataaattgttttaaagaacGTAAAAAATTATGTCTGAAAACATTGTTATTACACTATAATTGTGCAATgtatatatgtgaaaaaattgtcgGAATTCAAAATGatataaggtgagtactatgctcgtatttttcaccaaaacactaaattaaaagtacaaaaatctctatgaagacgattatatttataaaaagtcttgcgaaataatgaatggaaaagaGGAATTGATTGTGGactattttgtatttataatttaattaaattaaaaaagtaaccgtgaaaataagcggggtttcagcttgaaaactgaacatagtactcagctataAATAGAAAAGGAATTGTGTGTGAATTTAACTTAGTCTCAAActctttatatgaaaatgttttgtttacctTTCTTATTGTACTATTCTTATTTACTGTGAATTGCATTTTCAATAAGCCGTAAAATGTCTAATCGGCTTtgatatatgaaataaaaacaaaagcgaCCACAGTGTGAAAATGGCTCAAATTGCATCTTCGAAAGAGTCTCTGTCCCAAGCACTACAAAATAAGATTATTCCAAATCAAGAGTATTTATTGCAAGGATCAATAATTGCATCTGCTGTTGATCACTTAATACATCGGTGAGTGATATCTATGACTATCTTTCCAACTTTCCTTATGTAAATCCATGAAAAGTAATATCCTGTTATTGCAAGGAAAAAGCGGTTGTTAATGTAACAACATTTGTCTTTCTAATATAAGAGCGTAGCCATCCATCTTAATAATATAAACAATTAGAAATGAGTAAAGAGTTACTTTAAATAAGGGAAATagattttttagcaaatttattCATCGGCGATATCTACTAATTCATAACGTATTATTATCCTATTTTAGACTCAGAGGCCTTTGTGACAATGTCGAAAATGTCCAAGAAACGTTTCACGATTTAGAAGTATGTATGAGCATGAGACAACCAAATCAGCATGTGCCACTGCAAGTTCGTGTGCGTCGAGCATTAGATCGTGATGCTCCATTTCAACTCCGATATATTGGCCAACCTGAATTAGACCGGAACAGGCCAACTCTGGTTAGATCAAGTATAGATGTAGGATGCACTTCAACCGTTCTCGAGTTTTTAAATGAATTGGGATGCCGAATAGACTTTGAATATGTCAGTCAAGGATTTTTATTTCGCAAAGGACGGATGAAAATAACGGTTGCAAAGATATTCAAAATTATACCTGGAAAACAGCATGATAGTGAACCTGTTTGTAACAGCTACTTGGTGGAGCTGTCGGTTTTAGCTCCCAATGGGCAGGATGCTATTGGCGATGAAATGCGTATATTTGCAGAACAACTAAAGCCATTAGtacatttagaaaaaatcgattTCAAAAGGCTTGGAAATATCCCTTAAAAATGGCAAGCAATTTGGAATGACTATGAATAACTTGAATGAATGAAAAGTTGTGAATCATGTTCCACAATGTTGTCGCTCATTGAATCAGTcactataaatttaaaaataagaatacatattattttaattaaattttaataatattgaaattcaaaaatacatatttatactttgttaatttatttttcatagtgtacaacagattttttaattatttcaaatatatatattaatatattcaaTTACTTTCGAAATTCAATTATCCTATTTGTACCATATTCAAATAGGATACTAGTAATAGTTTCTTTGTCCGATATATGtacatagtcgtgggttctagGCCAGATTCCGCCTCATATCTCTGTAAACCGAAATTCCATAGTCTGGAAGACTAAAAAACCTTTACAAAGAATGTGTCATTTTACCTTATATAAACACTtttgcaattgcataatttcaaaatattttcataattattgaaGGGATATgtttatgaaatttgaaaatggaaACTTTTATTATAACAGATATTTA
It includes:
- the MED18 gene encoding mediator complex subunit 18, translating into MAQIASSKESLSQALQNKIIPNQEYLLQGSIIASAVDHLIHRLRGLCDNVENVQETFHDLEVCMSMRQPNQHVPLQVRVRRALDRDAPFQLRYIGQPELDRNRPTLVRSSIDVGCTSTVLEFLNELGCRIDFEYVSQGFLFRKGRMKITVAKIFKIIPGKQHDSEPVCNSYLVELSVLAPNGQDAIGDEMRIFAEQLKPLVHLEKIDFKRLGNIP